Proteins from a single region of Streptomyces sp. HUAS 15-9:
- a CDS encoding thioesterase II family protein encodes MTTQQSPVPTTAESAWIRRYHPAVADAPRLICFPHAGGSASFYFPVAKELTPGIDVLVVQYPGRQERRREPLIDNVPELARLAFEELRHYADRPLYLFGHSMGATVAFEIARRFRDAGLPAPARLFASARRAPSRTRDDRVHTRDDEGVIRELRRLSGTDDRVLGNEEIMRLALPAIRNDYKAVETYRVDRGVSVDCPVTVLIGDTDPNTTLDEAHAWAGHTTADCEVQSFPGGHFYLADRQREVLDAITSRIAATATVRG; translated from the coding sequence ATGACGACGCAGCAGAGCCCGGTGCCGACCACCGCGGAAAGTGCCTGGATTCGCCGCTACCACCCCGCCGTCGCCGACGCTCCCCGTCTGATCTGCTTTCCGCACGCGGGCGGTTCGGCGAGTTTCTATTTCCCGGTCGCCAAGGAGCTGACCCCCGGGATCGACGTCCTGGTCGTGCAATATCCGGGCCGTCAGGAACGCCGTAGGGAACCCCTCATCGACAACGTCCCGGAACTGGCCCGGCTCGCCTTCGAGGAACTGCGCCACTACGCCGACCGGCCGCTGTACCTGTTCGGCCACAGCATGGGCGCCACCGTCGCCTTCGAGATCGCCCGCCGCTTCCGGGACGCCGGACTCCCGGCCCCCGCCCGGCTGTTCGCCTCCGCCCGCCGCGCCCCCTCCCGCACCCGCGACGACCGCGTCCACACCCGCGACGACGAGGGCGTCATCAGGGAACTGCGCAGGCTGAGCGGCACCGACGACCGGGTCCTGGGCAACGAGGAGATCATGCGGCTCGCGCTGCCCGCGATCCGCAACGACTACAAGGCCGTGGAGACCTATCGCGTCGACCGCGGAGTGAGTGTCGACTGCCCCGTCACCGTCCTGATCGGCGACACCGACCCCAACACCACCCTCGACGAGGCCCACGCCTGGGCCGGGCACACCACCGCCGACTGCGAGGTGCAGTCGTTTCCCGGCGGCCATTTCTACCTCGCCGACCGGCAGCGCGAGGTGCTCGACGCCATCACCTCGCGGATAGCCGCCACCGCCACGGTCCGAGGATAG